The following proteins are encoded in a genomic region of Herminiimonas arsenicoxydans:
- a CDS encoding putative cation-transporting ATPase (Evidence 3 : Function proposed based on presence of conserved amino acid motif, structural feature or limited homology; Product type pt : putative transporter) — MSDAAKIPGLTAVEAAIRLKNEGGNALPDKKHRNFLVIAIQVLREPMFILLLCAALLYLLIGELHEGLFLFAMVLVTLGLTLYQEQKTESALEALRDMSIPHALVIRDGLPQTIDSRMLVRGDLLILSEGDRIAADGFLMSGTGLQVDESLLTGEAVPVYKTAGNDQISTGYPADISSSSLYAGTLVVQGDGIAEVTKTGIHSEMGRIGSALNDITPESSPLQKQMSRLIKTFAFLGIALSIVLALAEGLLHGDWLQGLLAGIALAMSMMPEEFAVILTVFPALGAWRLARAKVLTRRLSAIETLGATSVLCTDKTGTLTENIMRVARLYIDDEEIDIEKMTEMPLPQSYHTLLDLSILASRVLPLDPMEKAFHLAGKKFLPRTKSQGEQQLIREYGLTSELRAMSQGWTSPDQDAHVVAAKGAPEAIAELCRLDAMSRSRILASADRMAADGLRVLGVARATFDGDIWPADQRAFQFSFSGLIGLADPLRSDIPGAIRQCRAAGIRIIMITGDYPVTAMTIARQAGLADGSVLTGEMMAALDDAQLSERIKTTTVCARISPGQKLRIVQALKADGEVVAMTGDGVNDAPALKAAHVGIAMGQRGTEVAREAASLVLLDDHFASIVRAIRIGRTIFGNMRRAMTYVLSVHVLIAGMALTPLLLDWPIMLYPMHIVFLELIIDPTCSLVFENEAPEDSIMNEPPRNPAAPLFSTVALFRALLEGVGVLIVVALSYRWALANMPEQTARAFAFTALIAANLALIFSNRSRKDGVTAMFRRVNTTMWSVVGAAVFLLVLTLQQPMLQAIFHFSPLSAIEMSSAMAIGIASVLWYVPLAWCRDSIKRLR; from the coding sequence ATGAGTGATGCTGCAAAGATTCCCGGATTGACAGCCGTAGAAGCTGCGATTCGATTGAAAAATGAGGGCGGGAACGCTCTGCCAGACAAAAAGCACCGCAATTTTCTTGTCATTGCGATCCAGGTATTGCGTGAACCCATGTTCATTCTGCTGCTGTGTGCTGCCCTGCTCTATCTGCTGATTGGCGAATTACACGAAGGTCTGTTTCTATTCGCCATGGTGCTGGTTACGCTAGGACTGACGCTCTATCAGGAGCAAAAAACCGAGAGTGCCCTCGAAGCCTTGCGTGACATGAGTATTCCTCATGCACTGGTGATACGTGACGGTTTGCCGCAGACCATTGACAGCAGAATGCTGGTACGTGGCGATTTGCTGATCTTGTCCGAAGGTGATCGTATTGCAGCGGATGGTTTTCTGATGTCCGGTACCGGGCTGCAGGTGGATGAATCACTACTCACAGGAGAAGCCGTTCCGGTCTACAAAACGGCAGGTAATGACCAGATATCCACTGGGTATCCAGCGGATATCTCTTCCTCCAGCCTGTACGCAGGCACCCTGGTAGTTCAGGGCGACGGTATTGCAGAGGTAACAAAGACCGGCATACACAGCGAGATGGGCCGTATCGGTTCTGCGCTCAACGACATCACGCCGGAATCGTCGCCTTTGCAAAAACAAATGTCCCGATTGATCAAAACGTTCGCGTTTCTTGGGATCGCTTTGAGCATAGTTCTCGCCCTGGCTGAAGGCTTGCTGCATGGTGACTGGCTGCAAGGCTTGCTGGCTGGCATTGCTCTCGCGATGTCGATGATGCCGGAAGAGTTCGCCGTGATATTGACTGTCTTTCCAGCACTGGGGGCATGGCGACTCGCACGCGCCAAGGTTCTCACGCGACGATTGTCAGCCATAGAAACACTCGGAGCTACCTCGGTTCTCTGTACTGACAAGACCGGCACACTGACCGAAAACATAATGAGAGTGGCGCGCCTTTATATCGATGACGAAGAGATCGATATCGAAAAGATGACGGAGATGCCACTTCCGCAAAGCTATCACACGCTGCTTGACCTCTCGATACTGGCGAGCCGAGTGCTGCCGCTCGATCCAATGGAAAAAGCATTTCATCTCGCGGGGAAAAAATTCCTTCCGCGCACGAAATCGCAAGGCGAACAGCAACTTATTCGTGAGTATGGATTGACATCCGAGCTGCGTGCCATGTCGCAGGGTTGGACAAGCCCCGATCAGGATGCCCATGTAGTCGCAGCGAAAGGTGCGCCTGAGGCGATTGCCGAACTTTGCAGGCTGGATGCCATGAGCCGGTCACGGATACTGGCAAGTGCGGATCGCATGGCGGCGGACGGTTTGCGCGTGCTGGGAGTGGCCCGGGCTACCTTCGATGGCGATATTTGGCCTGCAGATCAGCGTGCTTTCCAGTTTTCTTTTTCCGGCTTGATCGGACTGGCAGACCCCTTGCGCAGTGATATACCGGGAGCAATCCGTCAGTGCCGGGCTGCGGGGATACGCATCATCATGATTACCGGCGACTATCCGGTAACGGCCATGACCATTGCACGCCAGGCAGGACTGGCAGACGGAAGTGTGTTGACGGGCGAGATGATGGCAGCGCTTGATGATGCGCAGTTGTCTGAACGCATTAAAACGACAACGGTATGCGCCCGCATTTCACCAGGGCAAAAACTGCGTATTGTGCAGGCGCTGAAAGCGGATGGGGAAGTAGTTGCCATGACAGGAGACGGTGTCAACGATGCGCCGGCGCTCAAGGCTGCGCATGTCGGGATCGCGATGGGTCAGCGCGGTACCGAGGTTGCGCGGGAAGCAGCCAGCCTGGTGCTGCTGGACGATCATTTTGCCTCCATCGTCAGGGCGATACGCATAGGCAGAACAATATTCGGAAATATGCGCAGAGCAATGACGTATGTGCTGTCGGTTCATGTATTGATTGCCGGCATGGCATTGACCCCCTTGTTGCTGGACTGGCCCATCATGCTGTATCCGATGCACATCGTATTTTTAGAATTGATCATTGATCCCACCTGCTCCCTGGTTTTTGAAAATGAAGCGCCGGAAGACAGCATCATGAATGAGCCCCCACGTAATCCGGCGGCTCCCTTATTCAGTACGGTCGCATTGTTTCGGGCATTGCTGGAGGGCGTCGGGGTGCTGATAGTCGTTGCACTGTCATATAGATGGGCTTTGGCGAATATGCCTGAACAGACCGCCCGCGCATTTGCTTTTACTGCCTTGATCGCTGCCAATCTGGCCCTGATATTTTCCAATCGCTCACGGAAAGACGGTGTAACTGCCATGTTTCGCAGGGTCAATACGACGATGTGGAGCGTTGTTGGCGCTGCTGTTTTCCTGCTTGTCCTCACACTTCAACAGCCAATGCTTCAAGCGATCTTTCACTTCTCACCCCTGTCAGCGATCGAAATGTCGAGCGCCATGGCAATCGGCATAGCGAGCGTTTTATGGTACGTCCCGCTGGCATGGTGTCGAGACAGCATAAAAAGATTGCGTTAA
- a CDS encoding conserved hypothetical protein; putative exported protein (Evidence 4 : Homologs of previously reported genes of unknown function) has protein sequence MNRTLKTLLLWLLVATLPIQGLAAAMQTSCGPAHHTALEVAVDDNAHHHDGGAMPDLDDAVAAHHSASGLSSTSDHTSTPHKHLSSACCVGAIAFTSITLFTPTYTSSELVLVSPSPLVTGFIPTGLERPPKRISA, from the coding sequence ATGAACCGCACCCTCAAGACACTGCTGCTGTGGCTGTTAGTCGCTACGCTACCCATTCAGGGGCTGGCTGCTGCCATGCAGACGTCGTGTGGACCGGCGCATCATACGGCGTTGGAGGTGGCGGTAGATGACAACGCGCATCATCACGATGGCGGAGCCATGCCGGACCTGGATGACGCCGTTGCGGCACATCATTCTGCATCTGGCTTGTCTTCGACATCGGACCATACATCCACGCCTCACAAGCATCTATCCTCCGCATGCTGTGTTGGTGCTATCGCATTTACCTCAATCACGCTGTTTACCCCAACGTATACAAGCTCCGAGCTTGTCCTCGTCTCCCCTTCCCCGCTAGTCACCGGTTTCATCCCGACTGGCCTGGAACGCCCTCCCAAACGTATTTCCGCTTGA
- a CDS encoding conserved hypothetical protein; putative exported protein (Evidence 4 : Homologs of previously reported genes of unknown function): MFFSLKLMVAGLVLLPLAVLAQAVLQQPDPADADAAVPAPGYTSALNNYRPAKDQAATPDKLWRAANDEVQNPAGHAGHTMETESSDAAPAPKTDAHAGHGHDSHQNKGK, from the coding sequence ATGTTTTTTTCACTCAAGCTTATGGTTGCCGGCTTGGTATTGCTGCCGCTCGCAGTACTTGCACAAGCAGTGCTGCAACAGCCAGACCCTGCCGATGCAGATGCCGCCGTTCCGGCGCCAGGCTATACATCTGCATTGAACAACTATCGCCCCGCAAAGGATCAAGCCGCGACGCCTGACAAGCTCTGGCGCGCCGCAAACGACGAGGTGCAAAATCCCGCAGGACATGCCGGTCACACGATGGAAACCGAATCGAGTGATGCTGCGCCTGCGCCCAAGACGGATGCGCACGCCGGACATGGGCATGACAGTCACCAGAACAAAGGAAAATAA
- a CDS encoding Outer membrane efflux protein (Evidence 2b : Function of strongly homologous gene; Product type t : transporter) has protein sequence MMRSLQQAPRLKMLAIALSALILAGCATFSSDGGLASVSAITKERTGYPVQREQAKQDRTSIESTIRQLTAQPLTPDTAVHIALLNNKGLQASLADLGIAEADLVQAGRMRNPGFSFGRLRGGSEVEIDRSIMFDLAGLLTMPMRSEIEGRRFEQAKLQAASQAIQLAADSRKAYFNAVAAQQTALYMEQVASAAEAGAELAQQMTRVGNWSRLDQAREQVFYANAIAQLARARHNATASREQLTRHLGLWGRDTAYTLPARLPDIPTAPNDALNIESQAMAQRLDVNMARRDAEATAKALGFTHVSGFINVFDAGYANKSTTGKPRENGYEISLELPLFDWGGARVARAEATYMQAVHRVADTAVKARSEVRQAYSAYRTTHDLARHYSQEIVPLRKKISDEVLLRYNGMLASVFELLSDARDQINSVNAAIEAQRDFWLAETDLQAAVNGNGGAPPPLGAPASDAAAAAH, from the coding sequence ATGATGCGCTCTCTACAACAGGCGCCGCGCCTGAAGATGCTCGCCATTGCCTTATCCGCTTTGATTCTGGCTGGCTGCGCGACTTTTTCCAGCGACGGTGGACTAGCTTCCGTCTCCGCGATTACCAAGGAACGCACCGGATATCCGGTCCAGCGTGAACAGGCGAAGCAAGACAGAACTTCTATTGAGTCGACAATACGGCAACTCACCGCACAGCCGTTGACGCCGGACACCGCCGTACATATTGCCTTGTTGAACAACAAGGGCTTGCAAGCCTCACTGGCAGATCTGGGTATAGCCGAAGCTGACCTGGTGCAGGCTGGCCGCATGCGCAATCCGGGTTTTTCCTTCGGACGTCTGCGCGGCGGCAGCGAGGTGGAAATCGACCGCAGCATCATGTTCGACCTGGCCGGTTTGCTGACGATGCCCATGCGCAGCGAAATCGAAGGCCGCCGGTTTGAACAGGCAAAACTCCAGGCGGCATCGCAAGCGATCCAACTCGCGGCAGATAGTCGCAAAGCCTACTTTAACGCCGTCGCGGCGCAGCAGACAGCCCTGTATATGGAGCAGGTTGCGAGCGCGGCCGAAGCAGGTGCCGAACTGGCGCAGCAGATGACCAGGGTCGGCAACTGGAGTAGGCTGGATCAGGCACGCGAACAAGTGTTTTATGCAAACGCGATTGCGCAACTGGCCAGGGCACGTCACAACGCGACCGCAAGCCGCGAGCAGTTGACGCGCCATCTGGGCTTGTGGGGGCGCGACACTGCATACACGCTTCCAGCCCGTTTGCCGGACATTCCCACAGCACCAAACGATGCGCTCAATATCGAATCGCAAGCAATGGCGCAGCGACTCGATGTCAACATGGCCAGGCGTGATGCGGAAGCGACCGCCAAGGCACTGGGATTTACCCATGTCAGCGGTTTCATTAACGTCTTTGATGCCGGCTACGCCAACAAAAGCACAACCGGAAAACCGCGGGAGAATGGCTACGAGATCTCGCTGGAACTGCCGCTCTTCGATTGGGGCGGTGCCCGCGTCGCCAGAGCAGAAGCCACGTACATGCAGGCTGTGCATCGCGTCGCCGACACGGCGGTGAAAGCGCGTTCAGAAGTACGGCAAGCCTATTCTGCTTACCGCACCACGCATGACCTGGCCAGACACTACAGCCAGGAAATTGTCCCCCTGCGCAAGAAAATTTCGGATGAAGTGCTGCTGCGTTACAACGGCATGCTCGCCAGTGTGTTCGAGCTGCTGTCCGATGCGCGCGACCAGATCAACAGCGTCAATGCCGCCATCGAGGCGCAGCGCGATTTCTGGCTGGCCGAAACCGATTTGCAGGCTGCCGTCAACGGCAATGGCGGCGCTCCCCCTCCTCTGGGCGCGCCGGCTTCCGATGCAGCCGCAGCAGCACACTAA
- a CDS encoding Putative multicopper oxidase (Evidence 3 : Function proposed based on presence of conserved amino acid motif, structural feature or limited homology; Product type pe : putative enzyme) codes for MVTRRNFFTGAAAMVGAGFVSRIGAASLPEAATMQGAATQAPLSPPNGRPYNPVVTLNGWSLPWRMNSGVKEFHLVAEPVIRELAPGMKANLWGYNGQSPGPTIEVVEGDRVRIFVTNKLPEHTSIHWHGQRLPNGMDGVTGLTQPGIPPGKTFVYDFVARRPGTFMYHPHADEMVQMAMGMMGFWVTHPKNPDFMKVDRDFVFLLGNYDIEPGSYTPKTATMLNFNLWTINSRVFPGVDPLVVRQNDRVRIRVGNLTMTNHPVHLHGHEFEVTGTDGGWTRPESRWPEVTTDVAVGQMRAIEFDATDPGDWAFHCHKSHHTMNAMGHDVPTMIGVDHRSVAEKINKLVPDYMVMGERGGSMGDMEMPLPDNTLPMMSGQGPFGGVEMGGMFTVVKVRKNQKPGDYRDPGWYQHPAGTVAYEWKGALPQATRKHSAGGQAMPSSQAPKNIEMTVRKPGGHGSHD; via the coding sequence ATGGTTACACGCAGAAATTTTTTCACTGGCGCGGCGGCCATGGTTGGCGCCGGTTTCGTCAGTCGCATCGGTGCCGCTTCGCTGCCGGAAGCGGCAACCATGCAGGGCGCTGCTACCCAGGCGCCCCTCAGTCCACCCAATGGCCGGCCGTACAATCCGGTCGTGACGCTGAACGGCTGGTCGCTGCCCTGGCGCATGAACAGCGGCGTCAAGGAATTCCATCTGGTTGCCGAGCCGGTGATACGGGAACTTGCTCCCGGCATGAAGGCGAATCTGTGGGGCTATAACGGCCAGTCGCCGGGGCCAACCATCGAGGTGGTGGAAGGCGATCGTGTTCGCATCTTTGTGACCAACAAGCTGCCGGAACACACCAGCATCCACTGGCATGGTCAGCGCCTGCCTAACGGCATGGATGGCGTGACCGGTCTGACGCAGCCCGGCATCCCGCCGGGCAAAACGTTTGTCTATGACTTTGTCGCCAGGCGCCCCGGCACTTTCATGTATCACCCGCACGCCGATGAAATGGTGCAAATGGCCATGGGCATGATGGGATTCTGGGTCACGCATCCTAAAAATCCCGACTTCATGAAAGTCGATCGGGATTTTGTCTTCCTGCTCGGCAATTACGATATCGAGCCCGGCAGTTACACGCCGAAAACGGCCACCATGCTGAACTTCAATTTATGGACGATCAACAGCCGTGTCTTCCCCGGTGTAGATCCGCTGGTGGTGCGGCAGAACGACCGTGTCCGCATTCGCGTCGGCAATCTCACGATGACCAACCATCCTGTTCATCTGCATGGACATGAGTTCGAAGTGACCGGCACCGATGGTGGCTGGACGCGTCCCGAATCACGCTGGCCGGAAGTCACGACCGACGTTGCCGTCGGCCAGATGCGCGCCATAGAGTTTGATGCTACCGACCCGGGCGACTGGGCTTTTCACTGCCATAAATCCCATCACACGATGAACGCGATGGGGCATGACGTCCCGACCATGATAGGCGTCGATCATCGCAGTGTGGCTGAAAAAATCAACAAGCTGGTGCCCGACTACATGGTCATGGGTGAGCGCGGCGGTTCGATGGGCGATATGGAAATGCCGCTGCCTGACAACACGCTGCCTATGATGAGCGGCCAGGGTCCCTTCGGCGGCGTCGAAATGGGCGGCATGTTTACGGTAGTCAAGGTACGCAAGAACCAGAAGCCGGGCGACTACAGGGACCCGGGTTGGTACCAGCATCCGGCGGGTACGGTTGCCTACGAATGGAAAGGCGCGCTTCCGCAGGCAACGCGCAAGCATTCCGCAGGCGGACAGGCTATGCCCTCTTCCCAGGCGCCGAAGAACATCGAAATGACTGTGCGCAAGCCAGGCGGCCACGGCAGTCACGATTAA
- a CDS encoding putative copper-binding protein precursor (Evidence 3 : Function proposed based on presence of conserved amino acid motif, structural feature or limited homology; Product type cp : cell process) produces MTKRTNRISRRVLIALATSLAFAAPAVLAHGETHEKINQATKVISTEEHPFGKEGDAKRVDRTIHIDMSDFMRFGPSDITIRQGETIKFVVANKGKLMHEMVIGTREGLKQHGEMMRKYPGMEHDEPFMAHVGSGKKEEMTWQFTQAGEFYFACLLPGHFEAGMVGKITVIKG; encoded by the coding sequence ATGACAAAGCGGACAAATCGGATTTCCCGTCGCGTACTGATTGCACTGGCGACTTCCCTCGCCTTCGCCGCTCCGGCCGTTCTGGCGCATGGCGAGACGCATGAAAAAATCAATCAAGCGACGAAAGTTATTTCCACTGAAGAGCATCCATTTGGCAAGGAAGGCGATGCCAAACGCGTTGACCGGACGATACACATCGATATGAGCGACTTTATGCGCTTCGGACCGTCGGATATCACCATCCGCCAAGGCGAAACCATCAAATTCGTTGTCGCCAACAAAGGAAAGCTGATGCACGAAATGGTGATAGGCACCAGGGAAGGCCTGAAGCAGCACGGCGAGATGATGAGAAAGTACCCGGGCATGGAGCATGACGAACCCTTCATGGCGCATGTCGGTTCGGGCAAGAAAGAAGAAATGACGTGGCAATTTACGCAAGCCGGAGAATTCTATTTTGCCTGCCTGCTTCCCGGCCATTTCGAGGCCGGCATGGTCGGAAAAATTACAGTGATCAAAGGATAA
- a CDS encoding Conserved hypothetical protein, putative thioredoxin domain (Evidence 4 : Homologs of previously reported genes of unknown function): MRQALFSRMILAGVMSLPLLAGAAVPVVEVYKSASCGCCTEWVKHLHKNGIATKVQNVEDTSGYRARFGMPQALGSCHTARVNGYVIEGHVPATEIRRLLAEKPKALGLAVPAMPMGSPGMEGPRSDPYDVLLVQANGRYSTYRHYSAK; the protein is encoded by the coding sequence ATGAGACAAGCTCTATTTTCAAGAATGATACTGGCCGGCGTCATGAGCCTTCCTTTGCTGGCCGGCGCCGCTGTGCCGGTCGTTGAAGTTTACAAAAGCGCCTCCTGTGGCTGTTGCACCGAATGGGTCAAGCATTTGCACAAAAACGGCATTGCTACCAAGGTACAGAACGTCGAAGACACTTCCGGCTACCGCGCCAGATTCGGCATGCCGCAAGCGCTCGGTTCCTGCCATACCGCGAGAGTGAACGGCTATGTGATCGAGGGCCATGTTCCGGCCACGGAAATCAGGCGCCTGCTCGCCGAAAAGCCGAAGGCGCTCGGCCTTGCGGTGCCGGCCATGCCTATGGGTTCGCCAGGAATGGAAGGTCCGCGTAGCGACCCCTATGACGTTTTGCTGGTGCAGGCAAACGGACGCTATTCAACTTATCGCCACTACAGCGCGAAATAA
- a CDS encoding conserved hypothetical protein (Evidence 4 : Homologs of previously reported genes of unknown function), translating to MKTMTQLSIALAISLTSASLAFANHTHHHATDAQSSEALAAMSEGVVRKVDKENGKITIRHGELKNLGMQPMTMVFRIKDVALLEQTKAGDKINFVAENTGGQLTVTQLEIQK from the coding sequence ATGAAAACCATGACACAACTTTCCATTGCACTTGCAATCAGCCTGACTTCTGCATCGCTTGCCTTTGCAAACCATACGCACCATCACGCGACAGACGCCCAATCAAGCGAAGCCTTAGCCGCCATGTCTGAGGGAGTCGTGAGAAAAGTCGATAAGGAGAACGGAAAAATTACCATCCGGCATGGAGAACTGAAAAATCTCGGTATGCAGCCCATGACGATGGTATTCCGCATCAAGGATGTGGCCCTGCTTGAGCAGACGAAGGCAGGCGACAAGATCAATTTTGTTGCAGAAAACACGGGAGGCCAACTGACTGTGACACAGCTTGAGATACAAAAATAA
- a CDS encoding conserved hypothetical protein (Evidence 4 : Homologs of previously reported genes of unknown function), whose protein sequence is MKSGFLFTTPVAVLAVLVLTGCATDAATRHNLHSDSMASQGGMYMMGKKMRMSDAEMQSMCDMHTQMMRAQTQEQRKAMMAEHIKSMSPQMMQEHMNMMQSEMQMMREQMGTRAPAQ, encoded by the coding sequence ATGAAATCAGGGTTTTTATTCACTACACCTGTTGCCGTTCTGGCGGTACTTGTTTTGACGGGCTGCGCTACCGACGCAGCAACTCGGCACAACTTGCATTCGGATTCCATGGCATCGCAAGGAGGCATGTACATGATGGGTAAAAAAATGAGGATGTCTGATGCTGAAATGCAATCCATGTGTGACATGCATACGCAGATGATGCGTGCGCAAACACAGGAACAACGGAAGGCAATGATGGCTGAACATATCAAATCCATGTCGCCGCAGATGATGCAGGAACACATGAATATGATGCAATCCGAGATGCAAATGATGAGGGAGCAGATGGGAACGCGGGCCCCTGCTCAATAA